In the genome of Coraliomargarita algicola, one region contains:
- a CDS encoding Na/Pi cotransporter family protein gives MLTTLFAIFGSLGLFLYGMKVMSEGLQKVSGEGLRALIANMTRNRLSGIVSGTLITTLVQSSSATTVMIVSFVNAKLLTLRESISMIMGANLGTTSTFWVVATLGFTFSLSSIALPCVGIGVAMIFFRTPKVRNGGEALIGFGILFLGLNFLKNSVPDVKVNPELFSFLADWSGHGMNSVAIFFVFGAILTVIVQSSSVAGAITLTLVAKGWIGYEDAAAIVLGENVGTTITANLAAMTGGVEAKRAARAHFLLNIIGVCWMLCIFGFFSNFIDQITPGAANDPAHTLYHLAAFHSLFNLINIFILSWFIPQLAYLATKMVRDKTVQGLDDAHIQYQAPNLPQTGEINLAEAQREMKRMAELTREMFTGFNEVYESPDTDLSSRIQELKAMEERSDRLAFDITQYLIYCASSELSRERLNEVTVMLRVISELEEICDNALDLVKLAKRKYQKKRVLPVETQAAIRNFSMPVDQFMNFYIQCLSRKVTAADIETAMHLEETIDASRKKLRREAVRRMNDPANIKSEMLYIDILNNIESIGDHSLNILKFLSQID, from the coding sequence ATGTTAACCACACTCTTCGCAATATTTGGTAGTCTAGGCCTTTTCCTCTACGGAATGAAGGTCATGAGTGAGGGCCTCCAGAAAGTCTCAGGTGAGGGCCTGCGCGCACTGATCGCCAATATGACGCGAAATCGTCTGTCTGGAATCGTGAGTGGCACCTTAATTACTACACTGGTCCAGTCATCAAGTGCAACCACCGTAATGATTGTCAGCTTCGTCAATGCGAAGCTGCTCACGCTACGCGAGTCCATTAGCATGATCATGGGCGCGAACTTGGGCACCACCAGTACCTTCTGGGTGGTCGCCACACTCGGCTTTACTTTTAGTTTAAGCTCCATCGCCCTACCCTGTGTCGGCATTGGCGTGGCGATGATCTTCTTCCGCACTCCAAAGGTGCGGAACGGGGGCGAGGCTCTGATTGGTTTCGGCATCTTATTCCTCGGACTAAATTTCCTCAAAAACTCCGTTCCAGACGTAAAAGTAAACCCCGAGCTATTCTCTTTCCTCGCCGACTGGTCGGGGCATGGAATGAACTCGGTTGCCATCTTCTTTGTTTTCGGAGCGATTTTAACAGTTATCGTCCAGTCCTCTTCAGTGGCTGGGGCAATCACCTTAACCTTGGTCGCAAAAGGCTGGATTGGCTACGAAGATGCAGCAGCCATCGTCCTGGGGGAAAATGTCGGCACCACGATCACAGCCAACCTCGCGGCCATGACAGGAGGCGTCGAAGCCAAACGTGCCGCCCGTGCTCACTTTCTACTTAATATCATCGGAGTCTGTTGGATGCTTTGCATCTTCGGCTTCTTCTCTAATTTCATCGACCAAATCACACCAGGCGCCGCGAATGATCCAGCACACACACTTTACCACCTCGCGGCGTTTCATTCGCTGTTTAACCTGATCAATATCTTTATCTTATCATGGTTCATACCGCAACTGGCCTACTTAGCGACCAAAATGGTACGCGATAAAACGGTTCAAGGCCTCGACGACGCTCACATTCAGTATCAAGCCCCCAATTTACCGCAGACCGGAGAGATCAACCTAGCCGAAGCGCAACGCGAAATGAAGCGCATGGCCGAGCTCACTCGCGAAATGTTTACAGGTTTCAACGAAGTTTACGAATCCCCAGACACAGACCTCAGCAGCCGGATTCAGGAGCTCAAAGCGATGGAAGAACGTAGCGACCGCCTCGCATTCGACATTACTCAGTATTTGATCTACTGCGCGTCTTCCGAACTGAGCCGTGAGCGCCTCAATGAAGTGACTGTCATGCTTCGCGTCATCTCGGAACTCGAAGAAATTTGCGACAATGCGCTCGATTTGGTCAAGCTTGCCAAACGTAAATATCAAAAAAAGCGAGTACTTCCTGTAGAAACTCAAGCAGCCATTCGCAATTTCAGCATGCCAGTCGACCAGTTTATGAATTTCTACATCCAATGTCTCAGTAGAAAAGTGACGGCTGCAGACATCGAAACGGCGATGCACCTGGAAGAAACGATCGATGCTTCCCGCAAAAAACTTCGCCGAGAAGCCGTTCGTCGCATGAACGATCCGGCTAATATAAAATCCGAAATGCTCTACATCGACATTCTTAACAACATTGAAAGCATTGGTGACCACTCGCTCAACATCTTGAAATTCCTTAGTCAAATTGACTAA
- a CDS encoding class II aldolase/adducin family protein, with protein sequence MNFELLHPRDQIELTMARIYRRYMTTTSGGNISVRSDNGDVWITPARVDKGNLTRRDMARVKLDGTQVDGPHPPSSECPFHLSVYNARPDIGAVIHAHPGALVSFSICAQVPETRVFPEAWNVCGAVAFAPYALPGSDALGDSIAAQFAASPNTFCVVMENHGVVVGGVDLKDAFRRFETLEFTARTILQARNLGEMRCLESAQLAKAAAALTQLPVREPQAPSNRERELRREIHDFIHRAYAHGLVTSSWGSLSARIDDNSFLITPTRVDREYLTIDDLVVVTNGECAEGLYPSRATNLHKAIYDAHPEVHSVMNALPVNATAFSISDDRLDTRTIPESYLFLKDVPLMPFDEMMETPDAVAKYVGPDNPVMLLQHNGALVAGRTVLDAFDRMEVLEATAQAIIQSKPLGEISSMNDSVIDELVKAFGRV encoded by the coding sequence GTGAACTTCGAACTCCTACATCCCCGCGATCAAATCGAGCTGACAATGGCTCGTATCTATCGTCGCTACATGACGACTACATCAGGTGGTAATATTTCTGTCCGCTCTGATAACGGGGATGTTTGGATTACGCCGGCACGTGTCGATAAAGGAAATTTGACCCGTCGCGATATGGCGCGGGTCAAACTAGATGGCACTCAAGTGGATGGGCCGCACCCTCCGTCCTCAGAGTGTCCTTTTCATCTCAGTGTCTACAATGCACGTCCTGACATCGGCGCCGTGATACATGCCCATCCCGGTGCTCTGGTGAGCTTTAGTATTTGTGCGCAGGTGCCCGAAACACGCGTATTTCCAGAGGCATGGAATGTCTGCGGCGCGGTCGCATTTGCGCCCTATGCTTTGCCCGGCAGCGACGCTTTGGGCGATAGCATCGCGGCCCAATTTGCCGCTTCTCCGAATACTTTTTGTGTCGTGATGGAAAACCACGGGGTCGTGGTCGGAGGTGTGGACCTCAAGGATGCATTTCGTCGTTTTGAAACATTGGAGTTTACGGCACGCACGATTCTACAGGCTCGAAATCTCGGTGAGATGCGTTGCCTCGAGTCCGCGCAATTAGCTAAGGCCGCTGCTGCGTTGACCCAGTTGCCCGTGCGGGAGCCGCAAGCGCCCAGCAATCGCGAACGCGAGTTGAGGCGAGAGATTCATGACTTTATTCATCGCGCCTATGCCCATGGTTTGGTGACGAGTTCATGGGGGAGTTTATCGGCACGTATCGACGATAATAGTTTTTTGATCACGCCGACCCGCGTCGACCGCGAGTATTTGACGATTGATGACCTCGTCGTCGTGACCAATGGAGAATGTGCGGAGGGGCTGTATCCCAGCCGTGCGACCAACTTGCATAAGGCCATTTATGATGCCCATCCGGAAGTTCATTCTGTAATGAATGCACTCCCGGTGAATGCGACGGCTTTTTCTATTAGTGATGATCGCTTGGATACACGCACAATTCCTGAGAGCTATCTATTCTTAAAAGATGTGCCACTGATGCCCTTCGATGAAATGATGGAAACGCCGGATGCCGTCGCTAAGTATGTGGGCCCGGATAATCCTGTAATGCTCTTGCAGCACAATGGAGCCTTAGTCGCCGGGCGCACTGTTTTGGATGCCTTTGATCGAATGGAGGTTCTAGAGGCAACCGCTCAGGCGATCATCCAGAGTAAACCATTGGGGGAAATATCTTCGATGAATGATTCCGTGATTGATGAGCTGGTAAAGGCTTTTGGACGCGTTTGA
- a CDS encoding MFS transporter: MKNPTIPVIPRKFLMSFILVTSLFSLWGFANDVTNPLVAVFKDVFVITNAQSTWVQMAFYGGYATMALPAAIFIRRYSYKAGIVVGLSLYALGALLSIPAAAGANFNLFIIALYVLTFGLAFLETTANPYILSMGPAETATRRLNLAQAFNPLGSLTGMFIAGTVILSAIQVEDFKNDVNGYASDLAPTEVVQQQHNIPSFLQSKPRERVYDANVEAYVATVGVNAPMTALQDFKDGKITSFQGMTHRELQQNDLKLVAMPYTAIGCVVLLVLGVFLVSKLPHTSPPDASHDVHFGRTIKRLLTNPNYVGGVIAQTFYVGAQIMTWTFIIQYAENELGIDKATAQNFNIMAMVIFLCSRFICTFFLKYISPSKLLLILSAGAIACTLGAIYIQSIAGLYSLVLVSACMSLMFPTIYGLALDGVGEDAKLGSAGLIFAIVGGVFMTRFQGQVLDLDGFMGTTATRGSFFLVVLCFIIIAIYGFTSSRFVKKATPTA, translated from the coding sequence ATGAAAAACCCCACCATACCTGTCATCCCACGGAAATTCCTGATGTCCTTTATCTTAGTGACATCGTTGTTCTCTTTGTGGGGCTTTGCTAATGATGTGACCAATCCATTGGTCGCTGTCTTTAAAGATGTATTTGTGATTACAAATGCACAGAGCACATGGGTGCAGATGGCATTTTACGGTGGTTACGCGACGATGGCATTGCCTGCCGCGATTTTCATCCGCCGCTATTCGTACAAAGCGGGTATTGTTGTCGGACTGAGCCTCTATGCTTTAGGAGCTTTGTTGTCGATTCCCGCTGCAGCAGGTGCCAATTTTAATCTCTTCATTATTGCACTGTATGTTTTAACCTTTGGCTTGGCCTTTCTTGAGACCACTGCCAATCCGTATATTTTGTCAATGGGGCCTGCTGAAACGGCCACCAGGCGTTTGAATCTGGCTCAAGCATTCAATCCGTTAGGTTCATTGACCGGGATGTTTATCGCAGGCACAGTCATTCTGTCCGCGATTCAAGTTGAGGACTTTAAGAACGATGTGAACGGCTACGCGTCTGACCTAGCACCGACTGAAGTGGTCCAGCAACAGCACAATATCCCGTCCTTCCTGCAATCCAAACCCCGCGAGCGTGTGTATGATGCCAACGTGGAGGCTTATGTGGCTACAGTCGGTGTCAATGCGCCCATGACGGCGCTGCAAGATTTTAAAGATGGTAAGATCACCAGCTTTCAGGGCATGACCCATCGTGAGCTACAGCAAAATGACCTCAAGTTGGTGGCGATGCCTTACACCGCGATCGGTTGTGTGGTTCTACTGGTTTTAGGTGTGTTTCTAGTCAGTAAGCTACCGCACACCAGTCCCCCGGATGCTTCGCATGACGTCCACTTCGGCCGCACGATCAAGCGCTTGCTCACAAATCCCAATTACGTGGGAGGTGTGATTGCTCAAACATTTTACGTCGGTGCGCAGATCATGACCTGGACTTTTATCATTCAGTATGCTGAGAATGAGTTGGGGATCGATAAGGCGACCGCGCAGAACTTTAATATTATGGCGATGGTCATTTTCCTCTGCAGCCGCTTTATTTGCACATTCTTCCTGAAGTATATCTCTCCTAGCAAATTACTGCTGATCCTCAGCGCGGGTGCGATTGCCTGCACCCTGGGCGCCATTTACATTCAGAGCATCGCAGGGCTTTATTCACTGGTGTTGGTCTCGGCTTGTATGTCGCTCATGTTCCCCACCATTTATGGTCTTGCTTTGGACGGTGTCGGAGAGGATGCCAAGCTGGGCTCGGCTGGACTCATTTTCGCCATTGTTGGTGGTGTGTTTATGACACGCTTCCAAGGGCAAGTCCTGGACTTGGACGGCTTCATGGGCACCACGGCGACACGTGGTTCCTTCTTCCTGGTTGTGCTTTGCTTCATCATTATTGCAATCTATGGCTTCACTTCATCCCGCTTCGTCAAGAAAGCGACTCCTACTGCGTAA
- a CDS encoding 3'-5' exonuclease: MSVGVLVRRNKDANEVADYLRENSAFPVHTGSAVKPAEDNAAGAALLAMLRHAAHPSDQLAAGFLQLIDASTSADSLLAATNELRTRLLRDNHESAVRWACQRILTKLTAQDTRHRTRLNQLIEKARAFDSEDSRDLDALYRYLQNSSSGDCAPGDAVIVETIHKSKGLEYDIVILVNEDKGGGPGDRRISALLDSQGKAQWILEPIKKDLMAADPELSRLQAQSESQQDFGNLCTLYVGMTRAKRALYMISDFSRVSKRSSVHYLRQCLGDEADSEGLIWATGDTDWHQSFKTKARKSTPPEQPPIHPKFEPAHPRLQLQRPSSDKHTRLKASTLFDYQANAAEFGTQVHDAFEQIAWLEATSPIDPLLHECFANPDIQALFTQPTQAVELWREKAFSYVEGEQFINGVFDRVHIYKDASGKITQAEIIDYKTDRIREGTTIAQAAEKHRPQLQAYAKALGKITGLTKEQIQLTLIFTHTSQLQQL, encoded by the coding sequence CCATGTTGCGACACGCGGCACACCCGAGCGATCAACTCGCCGCAGGCTTTCTCCAACTCATCGACGCCTCCACCAGCGCAGACTCATTACTCGCAGCCACCAATGAGTTGCGCACCCGTTTACTCCGCGACAATCACGAGTCCGCAGTGCGCTGGGCTTGCCAACGCATCCTGACCAAACTCACCGCCCAGGACACTCGCCACCGCACACGCCTGAATCAACTCATTGAAAAAGCGCGCGCCTTCGACAGCGAGGACAGTCGTGATCTGGACGCCCTATATCGCTACCTACAAAATAGCAGCAGCGGCGACTGCGCGCCCGGCGATGCCGTGATCGTAGAAACCATTCACAAATCCAAAGGTCTCGAATACGATATTGTCATACTCGTCAACGAAGATAAAGGCGGCGGCCCCGGCGATCGCCGCATCAGTGCCCTGCTGGACAGTCAAGGCAAAGCCCAATGGATACTGGAACCGATCAAAAAAGATCTGATGGCCGCCGACCCCGAATTGTCACGCTTACAAGCGCAAAGCGAAAGCCAACAAGACTTCGGCAATCTCTGCACACTCTACGTCGGCATGACACGCGCCAAGCGCGCGCTCTACATGATCAGCGATTTCAGCCGAGTCAGCAAACGCTCCAGCGTACACTACCTACGCCAATGCCTCGGCGACGAAGCCGATAGCGAAGGCCTAATCTGGGCCACCGGCGATACCGACTGGCATCAGTCATTTAAGACGAAAGCCCGCAAGTCTACGCCCCCGGAACAGCCCCCCATTCACCCCAAATTCGAGCCCGCCCATCCACGCCTACAACTGCAACGTCCTTCAAGCGACAAGCACACACGCCTCAAAGCCAGCACACTCTTCGACTACCAGGCCAACGCCGCCGAATTTGGCACACAAGTCCACGACGCCTTCGAACAAATCGCATGGCTAGAAGCAACAAGCCCGATCGATCCACTCTTGCACGAATGCTTTGCGAATCCAGACATCCAAGCACTCTTCACACAGCCCACACAAGCAGTCGAACTCTGGCGTGAAAAAGCCTTTAGTTATGTCGAAGGCGAGCAATTCATCAACGGGGTCTTCGACCGCGTCCACATATATAAGGATGCGTCGGGCAAGATTACGCAGGCCGAAATTATCGACTATAAAACCGACCGCATACGCGAAGGCACAACAATCGCACAGGCAGCCGAAAAACACCGCCCCCAATTACAAGCGTACGCCAAAGCACTAGGAAAAATAACCGGCCTGACCAAAGAGCAAATTCAATTAACACTAATCTTCACGCACACATCCCAACTCCAGCAATTATAG
- the carB gene encoding carbamoyl-phosphate synthase large subunit has product MPKRTDIQTILIIGSGPIVIGQACEFDYSGTQACKALREEGYKVVLVNSNPATIMTDPEFADVTYIEPLTVDALEKIILKEKPDALLPTLGGQTGLNLSMDLHDAGILEKYGVQMIGAKPEAIIKGEARDIFKQAMLKIGLDVARSATVNNLADALKAADELIGDFPIIIRPSFTLGGSGGGIAYNREEYERMVQNGLDMSPTTEVLVEECLLGWKEYEMEVMRDHKDQCVVICSIENFDPMGVHTGDSITVAPAMTLTDKEYQLMRDASFACIREVGVETGGSNIQFSVNPKNGRMVVIEMNPRVSRSSALASKATGFPIAKIAAKLAVGYSLDELQNDITRETPASFEPTIDYVVTKIPRFTFEKFIGADTTLTSAMKSVGEAMAIGRTFKESFQKALRSLEIGAKGFVGPAKFAEKITDMQAIRQGISIPTCERVFWLRHALLNGMTDEEIFEACSLDPWFIDQLRQLVDIELELKTSSLAKLDGELMKTAKEAGFSDALIADLVNSNRQAVRKRREKLGVMTNYRLVDTCAAEFEAFTPYYYSSYGAENEISVTDKKKIMILGGGPNRIGQGIEFDYCCVHASFALREAGYETIMVNSNPETVSTDYDTSDKLFFEPLTLEDVLEIYYQSKCDGVIVQFGGQTPLNLATELEAHGVNIIGTSPSMIDAAEDRDQFRDILDRIGLKQPENRIANSLEQAYELAGEIGFPILLRPSFVLGGRGMFIVYDMDEMKKIVREVFDVAPGTPVLLDKFLEDAYELDVDCISDGETTVIGGMLQHVEFAGVHSGDAAMVMPPHTLSNEMLDKVRTASYALAKELQVVGLMNVQYAIKDDELYIIEVNPRASRTVPFVSKAIGVPLAKLASRIMAGEKLKDLGFTEEIIPPYWAVKESVFPFNRFPGAPIMLSPEMRSTGEVMGLDKDLGVAFAKSQMAAKPALPDSGDVFISVKDGDKQRAIEIAKGLSELGFGILATAGTGKLFKENGIEVKNVCRLSEGRPNVIDLIKNNKVCLIINTPQGTVPRQNENEIRTEAVKHNICIMTTISAASAAVDGIKAIREKGYEVRSIQSYSQEANPK; this is encoded by the coding sequence ATGCCAAAACGCACCGACATACAGACTATTCTTATCATTGGTTCCGGCCCGATTGTAATCGGCCAGGCCTGCGAATTCGACTATTCCGGCACTCAAGCTTGTAAAGCGCTGCGTGAGGAAGGTTACAAAGTGGTGCTGGTGAACAGCAACCCGGCCACGATCATGACCGACCCCGAGTTTGCCGATGTCACTTACATCGAGCCGCTTACGGTTGACGCGCTGGAGAAGATCATTCTCAAGGAAAAGCCAGATGCCCTGCTCCCCACCCTCGGTGGCCAGACGGGACTGAACCTTTCGATGGATCTGCACGATGCAGGCATTCTCGAAAAATATGGCGTGCAAATGATCGGCGCCAAGCCGGAAGCCATCATCAAGGGCGAGGCGCGCGATATTTTCAAACAGGCCATGCTTAAGATCGGCCTGGACGTGGCACGCTCGGCCACCGTCAATAACCTGGCGGACGCGCTCAAGGCGGCTGACGAATTGATCGGTGACTTCCCCATCATCATTCGCCCCAGCTTCACGCTCGGTGGCTCTGGCGGCGGGATCGCTTATAATCGCGAAGAATATGAGCGCATGGTGCAAAACGGCCTCGATATGTCGCCCACCACCGAAGTGCTGGTCGAAGAGTGCTTACTCGGCTGGAAGGAATACGAGATGGAGGTCATGCGCGACCACAAGGATCAGTGCGTGGTCATCTGCTCGATTGAGAATTTCGACCCGATGGGCGTCCACACCGGTGACTCCATCACGGTGGCACCGGCCATGACGCTGACGGATAAGGAATACCAGCTGATGCGCGATGCATCCTTCGCATGTATCCGTGAAGTCGGCGTGGAAACAGGTGGCTCGAATATCCAGTTCTCGGTCAACCCGAAGAATGGCCGCATGGTCGTGATCGAAATGAACCCGCGCGTCTCACGTAGTTCGGCGCTGGCGTCGAAAGCAACGGGCTTCCCCATCGCAAAGATCGCGGCCAAGTTGGCTGTCGGCTATAGCTTGGACGAGCTGCAAAACGACATCACGCGTGAAACTCCGGCCAGCTTCGAGCCGACGATCGACTACGTGGTGACGAAGATCCCTCGTTTCACATTCGAAAAATTCATCGGTGCCGACACGACATTGACTTCTGCCATGAAATCCGTGGGCGAAGCCATGGCCATCGGCCGCACCTTTAAGGAGTCTTTCCAAAAAGCTCTACGCTCGCTGGAAATCGGCGCCAAAGGCTTTGTGGGACCGGCTAAATTTGCAGAGAAAATCACCGATATGCAGGCCATCCGCCAAGGCATCTCGATCCCTACTTGCGAACGTGTCTTTTGGCTGCGTCACGCCCTACTCAATGGCATGACGGATGAAGAAATTTTCGAAGCTTGTTCCCTCGATCCATGGTTTATCGATCAATTGCGTCAGTTGGTCGACATCGAGCTCGAGCTCAAGACCAGTAGTCTGGCAAAACTCGACGGCGAGTTAATGAAGACTGCCAAAGAAGCGGGTTTCAGCGATGCGCTGATTGCCGATCTGGTCAACTCCAACCGTCAAGCCGTGCGTAAGCGCCGCGAAAAGTTGGGCGTCATGACGAATTACCGTCTGGTGGACACCTGTGCTGCGGAGTTCGAAGCCTTCACTCCTTACTATTACTCTTCCTACGGCGCCGAGAATGAGATCTCCGTCACCGACAAGAAAAAGATCATGATCCTAGGTGGCGGCCCCAACCGCATCGGTCAAGGCATCGAGTTCGACTACTGCTGTGTGCACGCCTCCTTCGCCCTGCGCGAAGCGGGTTACGAGACCATCATGGTCAACTCCAATCCCGAGACCGTCTCCACCGACTACGACACCTCGGACAAACTTTTCTTCGAACCACTCACCCTCGAAGACGTGCTTGAGATTTACTACCAGTCCAAGTGCGACGGTGTGATCGTGCAATTTGGCGGCCAAACCCCGCTCAACCTCGCGACCGAGCTGGAAGCGCACGGCGTGAATATCATCGGCACCTCACCTTCCATGATTGACGCTGCCGAGGACCGCGATCAATTCCGCGACATTCTCGACCGTATCGGCTTAAAGCAACCGGAGAACCGCATCGCCAACTCACTGGAACAAGCCTACGAACTGGCCGGTGAAATCGGCTTCCCGATCCTACTGCGCCCCTCCTTCGTTCTAGGTGGCCGTGGTATGTTCATCGTCTACGACATGGACGAAATGAAGAAGATCGTGCGCGAAGTGTTCGACGTCGCTCCCGGCACTCCGGTGTTGCTCGACAAATTCCTGGAAGACGCGTATGAGCTCGACGTAGACTGCATTTCCGACGGCGAGACCACAGTGATTGGCGGCATGCTACAGCACGTTGAATTTGCAGGGGTTCACTCCGGCGACGCCGCCATGGTGATGCCCCCCCACACACTCTCCAACGAGATGCTGGATAAGGTTCGCACCGCCAGCTACGCACTCGCAAAAGAGCTACAAGTGGTCGGCCTCATGAACGTGCAATACGCGATCAAGGACGACGAGCTTTACATCATCGAAGTCAACCCACGCGCCTCGCGCACCGTGCCCTTCGTTTCCAAGGCGATCGGCGTGCCGCTGGCTAAGCTCGCCTCCCGTATCATGGCAGGCGAAAAGCTTAAGGACCTCGGCTTCACCGAAGAAATCATTCCTCCTTATTGGGCGGTCAAAGAATCCGTATTCCCCTTCAACCGCTTCCCAGGCGCGCCCATCATGCTCAGCCCGGAAATGCGCTCGACAGGTGAAGTCATGGGCCTCGACAAAGACCTCGGTGTTGCCTTTGCAAAATCACAGATGGCGGCCAAGCCCGCACTGCCCGACTCCGGCGACGTCTTTATCAGCGTCAAAGACGGTGACAAACAGCGTGCAATCGAAATCGCCAAGGGCCTAAGCGAACTCGGCTTCGGTATCTTAGCCACAGCAGGCACCGGCAAGCTGTTCAAAGAAAACGGTATCGAAGTGAAAAACGTCTGCCGCCTGAGCGAAGGTCGCCCCAACGTGATTGACCTGATCAAAAACAACAAAGTTTGTCTGATCATCAATACACCGCAAGGCACCGTGCCACGTCAAAACGAGAACGAGATCCGCACCGAAGCGGTGAAGCACAATATCTGCATTATGACCACCATCTCGGCCGCTTCTGCCGCTGTGGATGGCATCAAAGCGATCCGCGAGAAAGGCTACGAAGTGCGCTCGATCCAAAGCTACAGCCAAGAAGCGAATCCTAAGTAA